A part of Bacillus rossius redtenbacheri isolate Brsri chromosome 1, Brsri_v3, whole genome shotgun sequence genomic DNA contains:
- the LOC134536020 gene encoding reactive oxygen species modulator 1, with the protein MPVPVGAYQTGGPTCWDKMKMGFMIGFCVGMASGALFGGFSALRYGLRGRDLVTNVGKTMVQGGGTFGTFMAIGTGIRC; encoded by the exons ATGCCTGTTCCCGTGGGGGCGTATCAGACTGGCGGTCCTACCTGTTGGGACAAAATGAAGATGGGTTTTATGATTGGATTCTGTGTGGGGATGGCATCTGGGGCTTTGTTTGGAGGCTTTTCTGCTCTCAG GTACGGCCTGAGGGGAAGGGACCTGGTCACCAACGTGGGGAAGACCATGGTCCAAGGTGGGGGCACCTTCGGCACCTTCATGGCTATCGGGACTGGCATACGGTGCTAG
- the LOC134536005 gene encoding transcription termination factor 3, mitochondrial isoform X2: protein MVLKVISKNPYWLSFSTDTIDSRLGHFQKNFSLTGNEVRFLATKQPRLITYSMNHIKVNTFVIKEELGFEAKEMKNILLKQPKLWMISQHGLLERFEFVHNEMKIPHEHIAQCPRVLSSRAFRIKQRHLFLHSLGRAQYNPALECYVSLGSLVDGTDAQFCENVAKTSVDTFNIFLKTL, encoded by the exons ATGGTGTTGAAAGTGATTTCAAAGAACCCCTACTGGCTGTCGTTCAG TACAGACACCATAGACAGCCGGCTGGGCCACTTCCAGAAGAACTTCTCCCTGACCGGCAATGAAGTGAGATTCCTTGCGACTAAGCAACCACGTCTCATCACCTACAGCATGAATCACATAAAG GTTAATACTTTTGTCATCAAGGAAGAACTGGGTTTTGAAGCAAAAGAAATGAAGAACATATTGTTGAAACAGCCAAAATTGTGGATGATAA GTCAGCATGGGTTGTTGGAGAGGTTTGAGTTTGTCCACAATGAGATGAAGATCCCTCACGAACACATTGCACAATGTCCAAGGGTTTTGAGTAGCCGAGCCTTCCGCATCAAACAGCGCCACCTCTTTCTACATTCTTTGGGACGAGCGCAGTATAACCCAGCATTAGAATGCTATGTTTCTCTGGGAAGTTTGGTTGATGGGACAGACGCTCAGTTCTGTGAGAATGTTGCAAAGACTTCCGTAGATACTTTCAACATTTTCCTCAAGACATTATAA